A section of the Drosophila subobscura isolate 14011-0131.10 chromosome A, UCBerk_Dsub_1.0, whole genome shotgun sequence genome encodes:
- the LOC117900879 gene encoding SET domain-containing protein SmydA-8 isoform X2 — protein MPGRKKLHHKSNKARHQPHQRAERNGNGQQSQSEKESENGPTAEPVPGPFRIAQSEVYGRYLVANRQLEAGELLITEEPLVIGPCVSGDAVCLGCYQPVGLGRDQYRCPGCGWPLCEASCPGLGRRVGHTTEECALYGERRPAVAELLSDRTSPSSVRDLYELVMIVRILLMRTHAPEQFALIARMESHTEERRKNAALWSHYEQKVVGRLRDEWKLGDLALEEGARTVHEICGILDVNCFEIGQKGAKARTLYPSAFLLAHDCSPNTAHTDDPRSFAILLRTSRRVSEHEALTLSYAYTLQGTLKRRSFMYEGKLFWCRCRRCADPQELGSDCSAIVCPACQQGTVRAVAPLEQTADWACDRCDHQTKVLDLERQMDHINNDLEAIDVHDIPGLENFLVRYRKTLRPNHYLLLSAKYSLCQIYGRIKGYLLSEMSPQDIARKERYCREFLAIIDLLEPGLTRLRGLIMYELHAPVMVLAQMGLQSGEISRQDFQRRVKEVAKLLQNSRDILLLEPEGSSEHEMGMAAADAVTKMGL, from the exons ATGCCAGGAaggaaaaaa ctccaccacaaaagcaacaaagccAGGCACCAGCCTCACCAGAGAGCGGAGAGGAACGGCAACGGACAGCAGAGCCAGTCGGAGAAGGAGTCTGAGAATGGCCCCACCGCAGAGCCTGTCCCCGGCCCCTTCCGCATTGCACAGTCCGAGGTGTATGGCCGCTATCTGGTGGCTAACCGGCAGCTTGAGGCGGGCGAGCTGCTTATCACGGAGGAGCCACTGGTCATCGGTCCGTGCGTGAGTGGGGACGCCGTGTGCCTGGGTTGCTACCAGCCGGTGGGGCTCGGGAGGGACCAGTACCGGTGCCCTGGGTGCGGGTGGCCGCTGTGTGAGGCCAGTTGCCCGGGCCTGGGCCGACGCGTCGGCCACACCACCGAGGAGTGCGCTCTGTACGGGGAGCGGAGACCGGCCGTCGCGGAGTTGCTCAGCGATCGCACGAGCCCGTCGAGTGTGAGGGACCTGTACGAGTTGGTAATGATCGTGCGGATACTGCTGATGCGCACACATGCTCCGGAGCAGTTCGCTCTGATTGCCCGCATGGAGTCGCACACGGAGGAGCGGCGCAAGAACGCTGCGCTCTGGTCACACTACGAGCAGAAGGTGGTAGGACGTCTGCGCGACGAGTGGAAGCTAGGGGATCTGGCGTTGGAGGAGGGGGCTCGGACGGTGCACGAGATCTGCGGCATCCTCGACGTCAACTGCTTCGAGATCGGCCAGAAGGGGGCCAAGGCGCGGACACTATATCCTAGCGCCTTCCTGCTCGCGCACGACTGCAGCCCGAACACCGCACACACGGACGACCCCCGGTCCTTCGCCATCCTGTTGCGCACCTCTCGGCGCGTTAGCGAGCATGAGGCCTTGACGCTCAGCTATGCGTACACGCTGCAGGGAACCCTCAAGCGGCGCTCGTTTATGTACGAGGGCAAGCTGTTCTGGTGCCGCTGCCGACGCTGCGCCGACCCGCAGGAACTTGGAAGTGACTGCAGTGCGATCGTTTGCCCCGCCTGCCAGCAGGGCACGGTCCGGGCGGTCGCGCCCCTGGAGCAGACTGCCGACTGGGC CTGCGATCGCTGCGACCACCAAACGAAGGTCCTCGACCTGGAGCGTCAAATGGACCACATCAACAACGATCTGGAGGCCATCGACGTTCACGACATACCCGGACTGGAGAACTTCCTCGTACG CTACCGGAAAACTCTGCGCCCCAACCACTACCTTCTGCTTTCGGCCAAGTACTCTCTGTGCCAGATCTACGGTCGCATTAAGGGCTACCTTCTGTCCGAAATGTCGCCCCAGGACATAGCCCGCAAGGAGCGCTACTGCCGGGAGTTCCTGGCCATAATCGACTTGCTGGAGCCAGGCCTGACCCGCCTTAGAG GACTCATCATGTACGAGCTACACGCCCCGGTAATGGTATTGGCGCAGATGGGCCTGCAGAGTGGCGAGATCTCGCGGCAGGACTTCCAACGCCGGGTCAAGGAGGTagccaagctgctgcagaacaGCCGCGACATCCTGCTATTGGAACCGGAGGGGTCCAGCGAGCACGAAATGGGCATGGCTGCTGCCGATGCAGTCACCAAAATGGGCCTCTAA
- the LOC117900879 gene encoding SET domain-containing protein SmydA-8 isoform X1, giving the protein MPGRKKQLHHKSNKARHQPHQRAERNGNGQQSQSEKESENGPTAEPVPGPFRIAQSEVYGRYLVANRQLEAGELLITEEPLVIGPCVSGDAVCLGCYQPVGLGRDQYRCPGCGWPLCEASCPGLGRRVGHTTEECALYGERRPAVAELLSDRTSPSSVRDLYELVMIVRILLMRTHAPEQFALIARMESHTEERRKNAALWSHYEQKVVGRLRDEWKLGDLALEEGARTVHEICGILDVNCFEIGQKGAKARTLYPSAFLLAHDCSPNTAHTDDPRSFAILLRTSRRVSEHEALTLSYAYTLQGTLKRRSFMYEGKLFWCRCRRCADPQELGSDCSAIVCPACQQGTVRAVAPLEQTADWACDRCDHQTKVLDLERQMDHINNDLEAIDVHDIPGLENFLVRYRKTLRPNHYLLLSAKYSLCQIYGRIKGYLLSEMSPQDIARKERYCREFLAIIDLLEPGLTRLRGLIMYELHAPVMVLAQMGLQSGEISRQDFQRRVKEVAKLLQNSRDILLLEPEGSSEHEMGMAAADAVTKMGL; this is encoded by the exons ATGCCAGGAaggaaaaaa cagctccaccacaaaagcaacaaagccAGGCACCAGCCTCACCAGAGAGCGGAGAGGAACGGCAACGGACAGCAGAGCCAGTCGGAGAAGGAGTCTGAGAATGGCCCCACCGCAGAGCCTGTCCCCGGCCCCTTCCGCATTGCACAGTCCGAGGTGTATGGCCGCTATCTGGTGGCTAACCGGCAGCTTGAGGCGGGCGAGCTGCTTATCACGGAGGAGCCACTGGTCATCGGTCCGTGCGTGAGTGGGGACGCCGTGTGCCTGGGTTGCTACCAGCCGGTGGGGCTCGGGAGGGACCAGTACCGGTGCCCTGGGTGCGGGTGGCCGCTGTGTGAGGCCAGTTGCCCGGGCCTGGGCCGACGCGTCGGCCACACCACCGAGGAGTGCGCTCTGTACGGGGAGCGGAGACCGGCCGTCGCGGAGTTGCTCAGCGATCGCACGAGCCCGTCGAGTGTGAGGGACCTGTACGAGTTGGTAATGATCGTGCGGATACTGCTGATGCGCACACATGCTCCGGAGCAGTTCGCTCTGATTGCCCGCATGGAGTCGCACACGGAGGAGCGGCGCAAGAACGCTGCGCTCTGGTCACACTACGAGCAGAAGGTGGTAGGACGTCTGCGCGACGAGTGGAAGCTAGGGGATCTGGCGTTGGAGGAGGGGGCTCGGACGGTGCACGAGATCTGCGGCATCCTCGACGTCAACTGCTTCGAGATCGGCCAGAAGGGGGCCAAGGCGCGGACACTATATCCTAGCGCCTTCCTGCTCGCGCACGACTGCAGCCCGAACACCGCACACACGGACGACCCCCGGTCCTTCGCCATCCTGTTGCGCACCTCTCGGCGCGTTAGCGAGCATGAGGCCTTGACGCTCAGCTATGCGTACACGCTGCAGGGAACCCTCAAGCGGCGCTCGTTTATGTACGAGGGCAAGCTGTTCTGGTGCCGCTGCCGACGCTGCGCCGACCCGCAGGAACTTGGAAGTGACTGCAGTGCGATCGTTTGCCCCGCCTGCCAGCAGGGCACGGTCCGGGCGGTCGCGCCCCTGGAGCAGACTGCCGACTGGGC CTGCGATCGCTGCGACCACCAAACGAAGGTCCTCGACCTGGAGCGTCAAATGGACCACATCAACAACGATCTGGAGGCCATCGACGTTCACGACATACCCGGACTGGAGAACTTCCTCGTACG CTACCGGAAAACTCTGCGCCCCAACCACTACCTTCTGCTTTCGGCCAAGTACTCTCTGTGCCAGATCTACGGTCGCATTAAGGGCTACCTTCTGTCCGAAATGTCGCCCCAGGACATAGCCCGCAAGGAGCGCTACTGCCGGGAGTTCCTGGCCATAATCGACTTGCTGGAGCCAGGCCTGACCCGCCTTAGAG GACTCATCATGTACGAGCTACACGCCCCGGTAATGGTATTGGCGCAGATGGGCCTGCAGAGTGGCGAGATCTCGCGGCAGGACTTCCAACGCCGGGTCAAGGAGGTagccaagctgctgcagaacaGCCGCGACATCCTGCTATTGGAACCGGAGGGGTCCAGCGAGCACGAAATGGGCATGGCTGCTGCCGATGCAGTCACCAAAATGGGCCTCTAA